The Dethiosulfovibrio peptidovorans DSM 11002 genome has a window encoding:
- a CDS encoding TRAP transporter large permease — MDFSDPAIWTLILFVVPLLVKVPIAMALGGAAVAVVHFWDMGLPMISYNFFAGIAKFPLLAIPFFIMAGVIMEKAGIAERIIDLMKKMVGNMTGGLAIATVAVATFWGAVSGSGPATVAALGLILIPGMAVAGYDKPFAAATVSVASGLAIVIPPSIAFIVYGGVANVSIPALFAAGFIPGAIVAFFMMGAVYLVSKKKGYGGGEPAKPGETFTAFKRSFWGILAPVIILGGIYGGIFTPTEAAAVAVFYGLFVGVFVYRKINSLKVLYEILSSTVVATSVVMIVVTCAGLFSWVGATVGLIEKAAGVLLGISQSQWVILFMINIILLLAGMVLDAISIYYVFLPILLPIMAHFGWDPIWFGVMMTINLAVGQVTPPVAVNLYVGANISGLTIEDISRPAIPLILGALLALIVVILFPQLSTWMPNMLGLN, encoded by the coding sequence ATGGATTTTTCCGATCCCGCAATATGGACTCTCATTCTATTCGTCGTCCCCCTGCTGGTAAAGGTTCCCATAGCCATGGCCTTGGGAGGAGCGGCGGTGGCGGTGGTCCACTTCTGGGACATGGGGCTTCCCATGATCTCCTACAACTTTTTCGCCGGAATAGCCAAGTTTCCCTTGCTTGCCATACCTTTCTTCATCATGGCGGGGGTAATAATGGAAAAGGCCGGCATAGCCGAACGGATCATCGACCTCATGAAGAAAATGGTCGGCAACATGACCGGCGGCCTTGCCATAGCGACGGTGGCGGTGGCCACATTCTGGGGTGCGGTCAGCGGTTCCGGCCCGGCGACGGTCGCGGCTTTGGGTCTGATACTGATACCGGGAATGGCCGTGGCCGGATACGATAAGCCTTTCGCCGCTGCCACGGTTTCGGTAGCATCGGGACTAGCCATAGTGATACCTCCGAGCATCGCCTTCATAGTCTACGGCGGGGTGGCAAACGTCTCTATACCAGCCCTCTTCGCCGCCGGATTCATACCGGGAGCCATAGTTGCCTTCTTCATGATGGGAGCGGTCTACCTGGTCTCCAAAAAGAAAGGCTACGGCGGAGGTGAACCTGCCAAACCAGGCGAGACCTTCACGGCCTTCAAGAGATCCTTCTGGGGCATACTGGCCCCTGTGATAATCCTTGGAGGAATCTACGGAGGGATATTCACCCCTACAGAGGCGGCGGCGGTAGCCGTGTTCTACGGTCTTTTCGTCGGGGTGTTCGTCTACAGAAAGATAAACTCCCTCAAGGTGCTCTATGAGATTCTGTCCTCCACCGTCGTGGCCACCTCGGTCGTCATGATAGTGGTTACCTGCGCCGGACTGTTTTCCTGGGTCGGAGCGACGGTGGGCCTGATCGAGAAGGCCGCCGGAGTTCTCCTCGGCATATCCCAGTCTCAGTGGGTAATACTGTTCATGATCAACATAATCCTTCTATTGGCCGGGATGGTGCTGGACGCGATATCCATATACTACGTGTTTTTGCCCATACTTCTGCCCATCATGGCCCACTTCGGCTGGGATCCCATCTGGTTCGGAGTCATGATGACCATCAACCTGGCGGTAGGACAGGTTACCCCTCCCGTGGCGGTCAACCTCTACGTGGGGGCCAACATAAGCGGATTGACCATAGAGGACATAAGCCGTCCGGCCATTCCTCTCATACTGGGCGCCCTGCTCGCACTTATCGTCGTTATCCTCTTCCCCCAGCTTTCGACCTGGATGCCGAACATGCTGGGACTTAACTAG
- a CDS encoding alpha-ketoacid dehydrogenase subunit beta, with the protein MAETKKITFSQATLEAMQEEMERDDTVFVMGEDIARQGGIFGQFKGLPDSFGSDRVRDTPITETAIVGAAVGAALAGMRPIADMHFADFMLVCGDEIYNQMAKVHYMFGGQKTVPMVLRAPDGLINQAAAQHSQSLEAIFQHIPGLKVVAPSNPADAKGLLKSAIRDDNPVIYFEHKALFNTKGDVPVEEYFTPIGKADIVTEGSDLTVVSYSNCLQTVAKPVAEMAEKEGISVELIDLRTISPIDKDAILESVAKTSRLAIIHEAVKQGGVGGEIAAIVAEEGLDYLDAPIMRFGSPFTPVPFARPLEQAYRLKPEAILEGIKRMF; encoded by the coding sequence ATGGCTGAGACAAAGAAGATCACATTCTCCCAGGCCACCCTTGAGGCCATGCAGGAGGAGATGGAGAGAGACGACACCGTCTTCGTAATGGGCGAGGACATCGCCAGACAGGGCGGCATTTTCGGACAGTTCAAGGGACTTCCCGACTCTTTCGGTTCCGATAGAGTCCGAGACACCCCGATAACCGAGACCGCCATAGTCGGAGCGGCGGTGGGAGCCGCTCTGGCCGGGATGCGCCCCATAGCGGATATGCACTTCGCCGACTTCATGCTGGTCTGCGGAGACGAGATATATAACCAGATGGCCAAGGTCCACTATATGTTCGGCGGCCAGAAGACCGTTCCCATGGTGCTTCGAGCCCCGGACGGACTGATAAATCAGGCGGCGGCCCAGCACTCCCAGAGCCTGGAGGCCATATTCCAGCACATACCGGGCCTCAAGGTAGTGGCTCCGTCCAACCCGGCGGACGCCAAAGGGCTACTCAAGTCGGCCATAAGGGACGATAACCCGGTCATATATTTCGAGCACAAGGCCCTGTTCAACACCAAGGGAGATGTTCCCGTAGAGGAGTATTTCACCCCCATCGGCAAGGCCGACATAGTAACGGAGGGGTCGGATCTGACCGTAGTCTCCTACTCAAATTGCCTCCAGACGGTGGCTAAGCCCGTAGCGGAGATGGCAGAAAAGGAGGGGATATCGGTTGAGCTGATAGACCTTCGTACCATCTCTCCCATAGACAAGGACGCCATTCTGGAGTCTGTGGCCAAGACCAGCCGTCTCGCGATAATACACGAAGCTGTGAAGCAGGGCGGCGTCGGCGGAGAGATCGCCGCAATAGTGGCAGAGGAAGGCCTGGACTACCTGGACGCCCCGATAATGCGTTTCGGATCTCCCTTCACTCCAGTTCCCTTCGCTAGACCTCTGGAGCAGGCCTACCGTCTAAAGCCGGAGGCCATTCTAGAGGGCATCAAGAGGATGTTCTAG
- a CDS encoding TRAP transporter small permease, which yields MIAKFFDHFEEILGSILVAVMVTISFVNVITRYFIRMSLSWSEEITVNLFVWVVMLGTAIAFKKGSHLGMEFIYERFPDRIKKVLFLLSAILSIAFFVVLGWLGAIEVKDEIDLCVITESLAIPVWYYTIAIPVFSVLVIFRILQNVVTSLRDHSY from the coding sequence GTGATAGCTAAATTTTTCGATCACTTCGAGGAGATACTTGGATCGATTCTGGTCGCCGTAATGGTGACCATCTCCTTCGTAAACGTGATAACCAGATATTTCATAAGGATGTCTCTTTCCTGGTCCGAGGAGATAACGGTAAACCTTTTCGTATGGGTGGTCATGCTCGGAACGGCCATAGCCTTCAAGAAAGGCTCCCATCTGGGAATGGAGTTCATATACGAGAGGTTTCCCGACCGTATCAAGAAGGTTTTGTTCCTTCTCTCGGCAATTTTATCGATAGCTTTCTTCGTCGTTCTCGGATGGCTCGGAGCCATAGAGGTCAAAGACGAGATAGATCTCTGCGTAATAACCGAGTCCCTGGCGATACCGGTTTGGTACTACACCATAGCTATACCGGTCTTCTCCGTCCTGGTGATCTTCAGGATACTACAGAACGTGGTTACGTCCCTCAGGGACCACTCTTACTAA
- a CDS encoding PPC domain-containing DNA-binding protein: MGTFEAATPRGARRIAVRITPGSDLFQGIRDVCRHFGITCASVESALGSLASATVVCISDDSESPSGASYKEPTHIEAPMELVALCGTVGAMDGETSIHLHGTVALDEKTPYCGHLVDDGKNTVLATVEMQIVELIGMNWVRRHDPETGFTLFKPEDSRYPDIGEPGR; the protein is encoded by the coding sequence ATGGGGACCTTCGAGGCGGCGACGCCAAGAGGAGCCAGACGGATAGCGGTCCGTATAACCCCGGGCAGCGATCTGTTCCAGGGGATAAGGGATGTCTGCCGCCATTTCGGCATAACCTGCGCCTCCGTCGAGAGCGCTCTGGGAAGCCTGGCATCCGCCACGGTGGTGTGTATATCCGACGACTCCGAATCCCCCTCGGGGGCCTCCTACAAAGAGCCAACCCATATCGAGGCTCCTATGGAACTGGTAGCCCTCTGTGGAACGGTAGGAGCCATGGATGGAGAGACCTCCATACATCTTCACGGAACGGTGGCGCTGGACGAGAAAACGCCCTATTGCGGACACCTGGTAGACGACGGGAAGAACACCGTTCTGGCTACAGTGGAGATGCAGATAGTGGAGCTTATAGGGATGAACTGGGTCCGTCGTCACGACCCGGAGACAGGTTTCACTCTTTTCAAACCGGAAGACAGCCGTTATCCGGATATCGGAGAGCCCGGGAGGTGA
- a CDS encoding GntR family transcriptional regulator, producing the protein MRTRKKDLAYKAIKQMIMDKELTEEHYVSENNLAKKLDMSRTPVREALLRLQSEGFINIIPNKGAVVSNVSVVIAKEFYDMRMAIEEFVVRNIADRLTPQHMEHMDRLLREQEKACEKGDLDGYLRADSEFHDYFLLIYDNQTIWDAILQVRQRFHAVGVNVLSTQKDIWTSLAYHKEIVDALKQGDVERAVQVTHDHLKFGKTNLIR; encoded by the coding sequence TTGAGGACCCGAAAAAAGGATCTGGCCTACAAGGCGATCAAACAGATGATCATGGATAAAGAGCTTACGGAGGAACATTACGTATCGGAGAACAATCTGGCAAAAAAGCTCGATATGAGCAGAACTCCTGTAAGAGAGGCGCTACTCCGGCTGCAATCGGAGGGTTTCATAAACATCATCCCCAACAAGGGTGCCGTTGTCAGCAACGTCTCGGTGGTCATCGCCAAGGAGTTCTACGACATGAGGATGGCCATAGAGGAGTTCGTGGTCCGTAACATAGCGGACAGGCTAACTCCGCAACACATGGAACACATGGATCGCTTGTTGAGGGAACAGGAAAAAGCCTGCGAAAAGGGCGATCTGGACGGATACCTTAGGGCCGACAGCGAGTTTCACGATTATTTCCTGCTCATATACGACAACCAGACCATATGGGACGCCATATTGCAGGTGAGACAGAGGTTTCACGCCGTTGGAGTGAACGTCCTGTCGACCCAGAAGGATATCTGGACGTCTCTGGCGTATCACAAAGAGATAGTGGACGCACTGAAACAGGGGGATGTGGAGAGGGCGGTACAGGTAACCCACGACCACCTGAAGTTCGGCAAAACCAACCTTATACGTTGA
- a CDS encoding enoyl-CoA hydratase/isomerase family protein encodes MTESKAVITKVEDGVGRITLNRPESMNTFSTELAEGLCDSLEAMESDPSVVVVVLDGEGKNFSTGIDLKEFLSKERHEIRDFLRLMDRHNNVLFSMSKPVVASVQGYTLANGAGLALACDFIVAAENAVFGTTAINVGLICLEPGYQLSRWIGPKRALQYVLTGDFIPAEEALKLGIAYRVVPQEKLEEATMDFARKLAKKSPLALKTGKRGLQQMESLPLERAIEAAGEKFAALAATEDAREGLEAFLGKRTPVWQGR; translated from the coding sequence ATGACGGAGTCGAAAGCGGTTATAACGAAGGTCGAGGATGGAGTGGGGCGAATCACGTTGAACAGGCCGGAGTCGATGAACACCTTCTCCACCGAGCTGGCAGAGGGGCTCTGCGATTCGCTGGAGGCCATGGAGTCCGATCCGTCGGTGGTGGTCGTCGTGCTGGACGGGGAGGGAAAGAACTTTTCCACAGGGATAGACCTGAAAGAGTTTTTGTCCAAAGAACGCCACGAGATTAGGGATTTCCTGCGGCTGATGGATCGACACAACAACGTTCTTTTCTCCATGTCCAAGCCGGTTGTCGCCTCGGTTCAGGGTTATACTCTGGCCAACGGAGCCGGGCTGGCCCTGGCCTGCGACTTCATTGTGGCGGCGGAGAACGCCGTTTTCGGAACCACCGCAATAAACGTGGGGCTGATCTGCCTGGAGCCGGGGTATCAGCTTTCCCGCTGGATAGGCCCTAAACGGGCTCTTCAGTACGTTCTCACCGGGGACTTCATCCCCGCCGAGGAGGCCCTGAAGCTGGGCATAGCCTATCGGGTGGTTCCCCAGGAAAAGCTGGAGGAGGCCACCATGGATTTCGCCAGGAAGCTGGCTAAAAAGAGCCCTCTTGCCCTGAAAACCGGCAAGAGGGGATTGCAGCAGATGGAAAGCCTGCCGTTGGAGCGGGCCATAGAGGCCGCCGGAGAAAAGTTCGCCGCACTGGCCGCGACGGAGGACGCCAGGGAGGGGCTTGAGGCCTTTCTGGGAAAGCGAACCCCGGTATGGCAGGGGAGGTAG
- a CDS encoding thiamine pyrophosphate-dependent dehydrogenase E1 component subunit alpha gives MCAKAILKEPTIPVKDYDRDLLIELYRKMVSIRLFEQKVEHHFLAGDIPGFVHLYIGEEGIGTGVMANLTKEDYIESTHRGHGHTIAKGADLNRMMAEIFGKKTGYCKGKGGSMHIADFSVGMLGANGIVGGGYTLAVGAALASKLREDGRISVVFFGDGASNRGTFHEALNMAAAWKLPVLFVCENNEWASTTPYLTTTSVADIADRAQGYGIPGYMVDGNDVLSVYETSKEVVDYIRSGNGPVLLECKTYRIKGHFVGDPEKYRTKEEVQEVFDNNNPINRFEEKVLEAGVLSREDLDAVYVEVETAIEEAVRYALESPEPDPSELFDDLYV, from the coding sequence ATGTGTGCGAAAGCGATCCTTAAAGAGCCGACGATCCCGGTCAAGGACTACGATCGGGATCTGCTGATAGAGCTCTACCGCAAGATGGTCTCGATCCGTCTCTTCGAGCAGAAGGTGGAACATCATTTCCTGGCCGGGGATATTCCCGGTTTCGTCCATCTGTACATCGGAGAGGAAGGCATCGGCACCGGGGTGATGGCAAATCTTACCAAGGAAGACTATATCGAGAGTACCCACAGAGGACACGGTCACACCATAGCCAAGGGCGCCGATCTGAATCGGATGATGGCGGAGATTTTCGGCAAGAAAACCGGCTATTGCAAGGGCAAGGGTGGTTCGATGCATATAGCGGATTTCAGCGTCGGCATGCTTGGCGCCAACGGCATCGTCGGTGGAGGATATACCCTGGCTGTTGGAGCGGCTCTGGCGTCCAAGCTTCGTGAGGACGGCAGAATTTCCGTGGTGTTCTTCGGAGACGGAGCTTCCAACAGAGGCACGTTCCATGAGGCGCTGAACATGGCGGCTGCCTGGAAGCTGCCGGTCCTTTTCGTGTGCGAGAACAACGAGTGGGCCTCCACTACTCCCTATCTCACCACGACCTCGGTGGCGGACATAGCCGATCGGGCCCAGGGCTACGGTATTCCCGGCTATATGGTGGACGGCAACGACGTACTTTCCGTCTACGAGACCTCCAAGGAAGTGGTGGACTACATCCGTTCCGGCAACGGACCGGTTCTTCTCGAGTGCAAGACCTACAGGATAAAGGGACACTTCGTCGGCGACCCAGAGAAGTACCGCACCAAGGAAGAGGTCCAGGAGGTCTTCGACAACAACAACCCGATAAACCGTTTCGAGGAGAAGGTTCTCGAGGCGGGCGTTCTTTCCCGAGAGGACTTGGACGCAGTCTACGTCGAGGTAGAGACGGCCATAGAAGAGGCCGTGCGCTATGCGTTGGAGAGCCCCGAGCCTGACCCCTCGGAGCTGTTCGACGATCTTTACGTGTAG
- a CDS encoding dihydrolipoamide acetyltransferase family protein, whose amino-acid sequence MSRLSTTLTMPKLGLTMTEGTVSKWMKKEGDPVKSGEVLYVVSTDKITYEVQAERDGVLLKVYVDEDGSVPVGADVAVIGDEGESVSDAAPALSEPIASKTETETAAAVPSKIAKPLAKGKVRATPKARKTAKEKGIDLTTVVGTGPDGRIKNKDVLEAVKKGPKASPVAAKMAAEMGVDLSTVNADGRIMKADVMAATGAVVLQEASDSVVPMSTMRKIIAQRMLESTLTVPTVTYDMEIDCSAMMELRGKVKAAAAESGAKVSYNDIIMMACARVLQEQPMCNCSTDMENMSYIMHSSVNIGLAVAVDGGLLVPNVKDVQDKGLLDIAKATDDLVARARDNRLMPADMEGGTFTVTNLGMFGVDSFTPIVNPPESCILAVNSMKEKPVVVDGKIEVRTMTTLCLTADHRSVDGADAAKFLARLKELLESPWLLLL is encoded by the coding sequence GTGTCTCGTTTGTCGACCACTCTTACAATGCCGAAACTCGGCCTTACCATGACCGAGGGAACAGTATCCAAATGGATGAAGAAAGAGGGCGACCCCGTAAAGTCCGGGGAAGTCCTGTACGTAGTTTCCACCGATAAGATAACCTACGAGGTCCAAGCCGAAAGAGACGGAGTGTTGCTCAAGGTCTACGTGGACGAAGACGGCTCCGTACCGGTAGGAGCGGATGTAGCCGTGATAGGAGACGAGGGCGAGTCTGTATCCGACGCCGCCCCCGCCTTGAGCGAACCGATAGCCTCGAAAACCGAGACGGAGACGGCAGCTGCCGTGCCGTCGAAGATCGCAAAGCCACTGGCGAAGGGGAAGGTAAGGGCGACCCCTAAGGCCAGAAAGACCGCAAAGGAAAAGGGAATAGACCTAACCACGGTGGTCGGAACCGGCCCGGACGGAAGGATAAAGAACAAAGACGTATTGGAGGCAGTCAAGAAAGGCCCCAAGGCCTCACCGGTAGCTGCTAAGATGGCAGCCGAGATGGGAGTGGATCTCTCCACAGTGAACGCCGATGGCCGGATAATGAAGGCCGACGTGATGGCCGCCACAGGAGCGGTCGTTCTCCAGGAGGCTTCGGACTCGGTCGTTCCCATGTCCACCATGAGAAAGATCATAGCCCAGAGGATGCTGGAGAGCACTCTTACGGTACCCACCGTCACCTACGACATGGAAATAGACTGCTCCGCCATGATGGAGCTGAGAGGCAAGGTAAAGGCAGCGGCTGCCGAATCTGGAGCCAAGGTTTCCTATAACGACATCATCATGATGGCCTGCGCCAGGGTCCTTCAGGAACAACCCATGTGCAACTGCTCCACCGACATGGAGAACATGAGCTACATAATGCACTCGTCGGTCAATATCGGCCTGGCGGTGGCGGTAGATGGAGGACTTCTCGTACCAAACGTCAAGGACGTCCAGGACAAGGGACTTCTGGACATAGCAAAAGCCACCGACGACCTGGTGGCGAGGGCCAGAGACAACCGGCTCATGCCGGCGGACATGGAGGGCGGAACCTTCACCGTGACCAACCTGGGGATGTTCGGTGTGGACAGCTTCACCCCCATCGTGAACCCGCCCGAGTCCTGCATACTGGCGGTCAATTCAATGAAGGAGAAGCCGGTCGTGGTGGACGGAAAGATAGAGGTTCGGACGATGACCACCCTCTGTCTGACCGCCGATCATCGTTCGGTGGACGGAGCCGACGCGGCCAAATTCTTGGCCCGATTGAAGGAACTTCTGGAGTCTCCGTGGCTCCTGTTGCTCTAA
- the dctP gene encoding TRAP transporter substrate-binding protein DctP: MRKVVSAVLLTTLVLCFAAPGFAAYKNEYKMSVVPGAITPWGMGAGYFADLVKERTDGRVNIKVYYSGQLFAGKQTSEFLLLRNGAIDFSLASTINWSPQVNELNLPALPFFISANGDDRYAAMDAIEEGKSGKMMVDAVEKKGVKFLAWGENGFREMTNSVREVASPDDMKDLKLRVVGSPIYIDTFKALGANPINMNWSEATTAFQQGVVDGQENPLTGICIPVKIWNYHKFLTNWHYVIDPLLLCTNPKTWKGFSEEDQKIIAQAAVDAMKYQKAIARAGLDDGESIAYLESINITPEYPNPYATCEENGMTVTNLTPENLKAFRDATAQVRSDWTKKIGAELVAAAEEDMASINK; the protein is encoded by the coding sequence ATGAGGAAAGTGGTTTCTGCGGTTCTGCTGACAACTCTGGTCCTTTGTTTCGCAGCTCCCGGTTTCGCGGCGTACAAGAACGAGTACAAGATGAGCGTCGTTCCCGGCGCCATAACCCCCTGGGGGATGGGAGCGGGATACTTCGCCGATCTGGTCAAGGAACGCACCGACGGACGGGTGAACATAAAGGTCTACTACTCGGGACAGCTTTTCGCCGGTAAGCAGACCTCCGAGTTCCTGCTTCTTCGCAACGGCGCCATAGACTTCTCCCTGGCATCGACCATCAACTGGTCTCCCCAGGTCAACGAGCTTAACCTTCCAGCTCTGCCCTTCTTCATCTCCGCCAACGGAGATGATCGTTACGCCGCCATGGACGCCATAGAGGAAGGCAAGTCGGGAAAGATGATGGTCGACGCGGTGGAGAAAAAAGGCGTCAAGTTCCTCGCCTGGGGTGAGAACGGATTCCGCGAGATGACCAACAGCGTCAGAGAAGTAGCCTCCCCTGACGACATGAAGGATCTCAAGCTTCGGGTCGTGGGCAGCCCCATATACATCGACACCTTCAAGGCATTGGGAGCCAACCCGATCAACATGAACTGGTCCGAGGCCACCACCGCCTTCCAGCAGGGAGTCGTGGACGGCCAGGAGAACCCTCTTACCGGAATCTGCATTCCCGTCAAGATCTGGAACTACCATAAGTTCCTCACCAACTGGCACTATGTCATCGACCCCCTCCTCCTGTGCACCAACCCGAAGACCTGGAAGGGCTTCTCCGAGGAGGATCAGAAGATAATAGCCCAGGCCGCAGTTGATGCCATGAAGTACCAGAAGGCCATAGCCAGAGCCGGTCTCGACGACGGCGAATCCATCGCATATCTCGAGAGCATCAATATCACTCCCGAATATCCCAATCCCTACGCGACCTGCGAAGAGAATGGAATGACCGTCACCAACCTGACTCCGGAGAACCTAAAGGCCTTCCGGGACGCCACCGCTCAGGTACGTTCCGACTGGACGAAGAAGATCGGTGCCGAGCTTGTCGCGGCAGCCGAGGAGGACATGGCATCCATCAATAAGTAA